Proteins from one Haloarchaeobius litoreus genomic window:
- a CDS encoding LVIVD repeat-containing protein: MQRRTLLRAGAGALAASTLARTVAASGTTAYEPSGELEIDGAAEVVLDDDGSTAYVAASTGFVTVDVSDPANPTVLAEERPIETGGGSSAREILDIKVDGDKLLVPTAAQGGGPLGFFLYDVSDPAEPTRIGDFFDTPHGNHNSFIEDDVVYLTGNTQQSAYLNMIDVSGEAFEQLGRWSPSQDLDAGWGEVLGKVLHDMYVQDGMAYCAYWDAGTFVVDVSDPTDPEFVVRIGDYAFQDLREWKGSRASTDYTEPRGNAHYVEVNDDASILGVGRETWDTQTDDDHGGPAGISLYDISDPTSPTHLSTIEPPMPADGDTTRSGTWTTSHNFQFVGDRLYTSWYQGGVKVFDVSDPTGPEQLSWWRDPSYAFWTAVSTPDVGYYAATSYSGVPGAENEGLLLFPDEAGEQSSPPSSLVDADPLLRAENEHYVDLPSAFGSDGGDGGESTATPTATPEPTPTATPTQTDTPTPTERGGDGGSPGFGALTAIAGLGLGAARFLRGRDEK; the protein is encoded by the coding sequence ATGCAACGGAGAACCCTCCTTCGCGCCGGTGCGGGCGCGCTCGCAGCGAGTACGCTCGCTCGGACGGTCGCCGCCAGCGGGACGACAGCGTACGAACCGTCCGGCGAACTCGAGATCGACGGTGCGGCCGAGGTCGTCCTCGACGACGACGGCTCGACGGCGTACGTCGCCGCGAGCACCGGGTTCGTGACCGTGGACGTCTCCGACCCCGCCAACCCGACCGTGCTGGCCGAGGAGCGTCCCATCGAGACCGGCGGCGGAAGCTCCGCCCGTGAGATCCTCGATATCAAGGTCGACGGGGACAAGCTCCTCGTCCCGACCGCCGCACAGGGTGGCGGCCCGCTGGGCTTCTTCCTCTACGATGTCTCCGACCCCGCCGAGCCGACCCGGATCGGCGACTTCTTCGACACGCCCCACGGCAACCACAACTCGTTCATCGAGGACGACGTGGTGTACCTGACCGGCAACACCCAGCAGTCGGCCTACCTCAACATGATCGACGTCTCGGGCGAGGCGTTCGAACAGCTCGGTCGCTGGTCGCCGAGCCAGGACCTCGACGCTGGCTGGGGTGAGGTACTCGGCAAGGTCCTCCACGACATGTACGTGCAGGACGGGATGGCCTACTGTGCGTACTGGGACGCCGGGACGTTCGTCGTCGACGTCTCCGACCCGACCGACCCGGAGTTCGTGGTCCGCATCGGCGACTACGCGTTCCAGGACCTGCGCGAGTGGAAGGGGTCGCGCGCCAGCACCGACTACACGGAGCCACGCGGGAACGCTCACTACGTCGAGGTCAACGACGACGCGAGCATCCTCGGCGTCGGGCGCGAGACGTGGGACACACAGACCGACGACGACCACGGCGGCCCCGCCGGTATCTCCCTGTACGACATCTCCGACCCGACGAGCCCCACGCACCTGTCGACCATCGAGCCGCCCATGCCGGCGGACGGCGACACCACTCGCAGCGGGACGTGGACCACTTCGCACAACTTCCAGTTCGTGGGCGACCGCCTCTACACCTCCTGGTACCAGGGTGGCGTGAAGGTGTTCGACGTCTCCGACCCAACGGGTCCCGAACAGCTCTCGTGGTGGCGCGACCCGTCGTACGCCTTCTGGACGGCGGTCTCGACGCCCGACGTGGGGTATTACGCCGCCACGAGCTACAGCGGCGTCCCCGGCGCGGAGAACGAAGGACTCCTCCTGTTCCCCGACGAGGCCGGCGAGCAGTCCTCGCCGCCGTCGAGTCTCGTCGACGCGGACCCGCTGCTGCGCGCGGAGAACGAGCACTACGTCGACCTGCCGAGCGCGTTCGGTAGCGACGGTGGCGACGGAGGTGAAAGCACGGCGACGCCGACGGCAACGCCCGAGCCGACGCCGACGGCCACACCGACGCAGACCGACACCCCGACGCCGACGGAGCGCGGTGGGGACGGCGGCTCGCCGGGCTTCGGCGCGCTCACCGCCATCGCCGGCCTCGGGCTCGGCGCGGCCCGCTTCCTCCGCGGTCGCGACGAGAAGTAG
- a CDS encoding LVIVD repeat-containing protein encodes MERRDVLRAGAGALALGAVGGTVSATRAQEAYEPLGSVDIEGTMEVAPTEDGNFAFVATGDGFVSVDISDEANPSIAFEDRDLLADRDAGPMQAVADVKVDGDRLLVVGPNQPGEVIKAALLYDISDPANPEQLAVQTVDHSIHNSFFEDGYAYLTKSDRFRIMDTSNDEFSAVSEWGIHQTDDIWNEVNPAFRNVHDLWVQGDYAYLANWDAGTVIVDISDRANPSMVTRLGGADPQKLAQVQRQDIANIFYQPPGNDHYVTVDENAETLYVGAESWDANPDDDRRGASGIDIWDISDKANAEKLTTIRAPGAENEGFQGQFTTSHNFSLHRDRLYTSWYYGGVMIHDVSDPANPERIAWWRDPDSTQFWGAKYARYNGPDAVGVFVAGNMGPGQSTGGLYVFPDTDGEMAEPPGVFTPPEETSMITSVDWPDYVENESPNTQTPTETPTPTETPTATPTEAPTATPTDSGTTAMDGTTAGTTDSGDDGGSPGFGALTAIAGLGLGAARFLRGDGE; translated from the coding sequence ATGGAGCGAAGAGATGTACTCCGTGCGGGTGCAGGCGCGCTCGCACTGGGTGCGGTTGGAGGGACAGTCTCCGCAACACGAGCACAGGAAGCCTACGAGCCACTCGGCAGCGTCGACATCGAGGGGACCATGGAGGTCGCACCGACCGAGGACGGGAACTTCGCGTTCGTCGCGACCGGTGACGGCTTCGTCTCGGTCGACATCTCGGACGAGGCGAACCCGAGCATCGCCTTCGAGGATCGCGACCTGCTCGCCGACCGCGACGCCGGCCCGATGCAGGCCGTCGCGGACGTCAAGGTCGACGGCGACCGCCTGCTCGTGGTCGGCCCCAACCAGCCCGGCGAGGTCATCAAGGCGGCACTGCTCTACGACATCTCCGATCCCGCGAACCCCGAACAGCTGGCGGTCCAGACGGTCGACCACTCCATCCACAACAGCTTCTTCGAGGACGGCTACGCCTACCTGACCAAGAGCGACCGGTTCCGCATCATGGACACCTCGAACGACGAGTTCAGCGCGGTCTCCGAGTGGGGCATCCACCAGACCGACGACATCTGGAACGAGGTCAACCCCGCGTTCCGGAACGTCCACGACCTGTGGGTGCAGGGCGACTACGCCTACCTCGCGAACTGGGACGCCGGCACCGTCATCGTCGACATCTCCGACAGGGCGAACCCGTCGATGGTCACCCGACTGGGCGGTGCGGACCCCCAGAAGCTCGCACAGGTCCAGCGACAGGACATCGCGAACATCTTCTACCAGCCTCCCGGCAACGACCACTACGTCACCGTCGACGAGAACGCGGAGACGCTGTACGTCGGCGCGGAGTCCTGGGACGCCAACCCCGACGACGACCGCCGCGGCGCGAGCGGCATCGACATCTGGGACATCTCGGACAAGGCCAACGCCGAGAAGCTCACCACCATCCGCGCCCCCGGCGCGGAGAACGAGGGCTTCCAGGGCCAGTTCACCACCTCCCACAACTTCTCCCTCCACCGGGACCGCCTCTACACGTCCTGGTACTACGGCGGCGTCATGATCCACGACGTCTCGGACCCCGCCAACCCGGAGCGCATCGCCTGGTGGCGCGACCCCGACAGCACGCAGTTCTGGGGCGCGAAGTACGCCCGGTACAACGGTCCGGACGCCGTTGGCGTCTTCGTCGCCGGCAACATGGGGCCGGGGCAGAGCACCGGTGGCCTCTACGTCTTCCCGGACACCGATGGCGAGATGGCGGAGCCCCCGGGCGTGTTCACCCCGCCGGAGGAGACCAGCATGATCACGAGCGTCGACTGGCCGGACTACGTCGAGAACGAGAGCCCGAACACGCAGACCCCGACGGAGACACCGACCCCGACGGAGACACCCACCGCAACGCCGACCGAGGCGCCCACCGCGACCCCGACCGACAGCGGCACCACCGCGATGGACGGCACCACCGCCGGGACGACCGACAGCGGCGACGACGGTGGCTCGCCCGGCTTCGGCGCGCTCACCGCCATCGCCGGCCTCGGCCTCGGTGCCGCCCGCTTCCTCCGCGGCGACGGGGAGTAG
- a CDS encoding ROK family protein, giving the protein MATYAGVDLGATNVRAVVGDGDARILGSHRTSTPQGPTGIAVTEAVLDTLRNACADAGVDPTAVRACGIGSIGPLDLAEGAVEDPANLPDTVERIPLSGPIGQLIDSDRVYLHNDTAAGVIGERYHADRNPDDMAYITISSGIGAGVCVDGDVIAGWDGNAGEVGHYVVDPQGRLTCGCGKDGHWEAYCSGNNIPNYARLLAEDDPEVQTILPLDDPDFTAKDVFDAVGEDAFADHVVDQLAHWNTIGVSNVVHSFAPIVIYIGGAVALHNTDLVLDPIRERIDEMVMTNIPDIQLTTLGDDVVVKGALASALTGGTGDRSRTHR; this is encoded by the coding sequence ATGGCCACGTACGCGGGCGTCGACCTCGGCGCGACGAACGTCCGGGCGGTCGTCGGCGACGGCGACGCCCGCATACTCGGGTCGCACCGAACAAGCACGCCACAGGGTCCGACCGGTATCGCGGTGACCGAGGCGGTGCTCGACACGTTGCGGAACGCCTGCGCAGACGCCGGGGTCGACCCGACCGCCGTCCGTGCCTGCGGCATCGGCTCCATCGGCCCCCTCGACCTCGCCGAAGGTGCCGTCGAGGACCCGGCGAACCTGCCCGACACGGTCGAGCGCATCCCGCTCTCGGGCCCCATCGGGCAGCTCATCGACAGCGACCGGGTCTACCTGCACAACGACACCGCCGCCGGGGTCATCGGCGAGCGCTACCACGCCGACCGCAACCCCGACGACATGGCGTACATCACCATCTCCTCGGGTATCGGCGCGGGCGTCTGCGTCGACGGCGACGTCATCGCAGGCTGGGACGGCAACGCCGGCGAGGTCGGGCACTACGTCGTCGACCCGCAGGGGCGGCTCACCTGCGGCTGCGGGAAGGACGGCCACTGGGAGGCGTACTGCTCGGGCAACAACATCCCGAACTACGCCCGGCTGCTCGCCGAAGACGACCCCGAGGTCCAGACGATCCTCCCGCTCGACGACCCGGACTTCACCGCGAAGGACGTGTTCGACGCCGTCGGCGAGGACGCCTTCGCCGACCACGTCGTCGACCAGCTCGCACACTGGAACACCATCGGCGTGAGCAACGTCGTCCACTCGTTCGCACCCATCGTCATCTACATCGGCGGCGCGGTCGCCCTCCACAACACCGACCTCGTCCTCGACCCCATTCGCGAGCGCATCGACGAGATGGTGATGACGAACATCCCCGACATCCAGCTCACGACGCTCGGCGACGACGTCGTGGTCAAGGGTGCGCTCGCCAGCGCCCTCACCGGCGGCACCGGTGACAGGTCACGGACACATCGCTGA
- a CDS encoding PAS domain S-box protein: MSSRPVVLSIRGSGEEPLLSNHSDVAVTVVDDHADAADHLATDPVDCVVCANERDGLSGLELLGRLRSAYPHIPSILLTDEPSDEVAAAVADGTASEYLPLAIWRDPASRLAERVTLLSQEQDPTRPDERTLSGLLATARQLLTIHSPDEIADVVIDAAVGTLDFEWTTVWLVDDHDERLTPATGGDDPAYEVGEPPVGRVFETGQPTVQRRDEDAALYFPLGDHGVLAVGTGSVTDIEESDVQLAEILTANASAAFERAAREETLELYRTVVDNVREMVYVLDETARIVLVSRQIVEATGYDRDELVGEHVSKFIDEGGFRRGGELVAELFAAGDDGSRTYRTTGLRADGTDVPIEIELSLLPSDDGEFRGTIGAVRDISDLVETEERLAHERDRFRSLFEHLPDPVVDARFEGDEPIVDTVNPAFERVFGHETGAVVGQSVNDVLVPADDEDTGRELDRRTLAEGDDPVSAEVRRETADGDRYFLFRGIPYRTDDRGTHAFGIYTDISDQRDRERHLQVLHRVLRHNLRTDMGVVIGYLDQLDDRLDDPDDHALIERVTGRAEDVARLADKVHQLEQVIQRDTDLTPGPTDVVARLEPLADGLRDRYPGATIDVEAPETAMAHADERLDLAVENLVENGIQHTHAPEPTVGVRVETDADGVDIHVTDDGPGIPAHERAFLTGDRDVSQVEHGDGLGLWVVNWVVRSLGGEVTFGDPDVGTEVVVHLRPA; this comes from the coding sequence ATGAGCTCGCGTCCGGTGGTCCTGTCGATCCGTGGTTCCGGTGAGGAGCCACTCCTGTCGAACCACTCGGACGTCGCCGTCACCGTGGTCGACGACCACGCCGACGCCGCGGACCACCTCGCGACCGACCCCGTCGACTGCGTCGTCTGTGCGAACGAGCGCGACGGGCTGTCCGGGCTCGAACTCCTCGGCCGGCTGCGTAGCGCGTACCCACACATCCCGAGCATCCTGCTCACCGACGAGCCCAGCGACGAGGTCGCCGCCGCGGTCGCCGACGGCACCGCCTCGGAGTACCTCCCACTCGCCATCTGGCGCGACCCCGCCAGCCGGCTCGCCGAGCGGGTCACGCTCCTCTCGCAGGAGCAGGACCCGACCAGACCGGACGAGCGCACGCTCAGCGGCCTGCTGGCGACCGCCCGGCAGCTGCTCACCATCCACTCGCCGGACGAGATCGCCGACGTCGTCATCGACGCGGCGGTGGGAACCCTCGACTTCGAGTGGACGACGGTCTGGCTCGTCGACGACCACGACGAGCGGCTGACCCCCGCGACGGGCGGTGACGACCCGGCGTACGAGGTTGGCGAGCCACCCGTCGGGCGCGTGTTCGAGACCGGTCAACCCACCGTCCAGCGTCGCGACGAGGACGCTGCACTCTACTTCCCGCTCGGCGACCATGGCGTCCTCGCGGTCGGCACCGGCAGCGTCACCGACATCGAGGAGTCGGACGTCCAGCTCGCGGAGATACTCACGGCGAACGCCTCGGCCGCCTTCGAGCGCGCCGCCCGCGAAGAGACGCTGGAGCTGTACCGCACCGTCGTCGACAACGTCCGCGAGATGGTGTACGTCCTCGACGAGACCGCCCGCATCGTCCTGGTCAGTCGCCAGATCGTCGAGGCGACCGGCTACGACCGCGACGAGCTCGTCGGCGAGCACGTCTCGAAGTTCATCGACGAAGGAGGGTTCCGCCGCGGCGGCGAGCTCGTCGCCGAGCTGTTCGCGGCCGGCGACGACGGCAGCCGGACGTACCGGACGACGGGCCTCCGGGCAGACGGGACGGACGTCCCTATCGAGATCGAGCTCTCGTTGCTGCCGAGCGACGACGGCGAGTTCCGCGGCACCATCGGCGCGGTGCGGGACATCTCCGACCTCGTCGAGACGGAGGAGCGGTTAGCCCACGAACGCGACCGCTTCCGCTCGCTGTTCGAGCACCTGCCCGACCCCGTCGTCGACGCGCGCTTCGAGGGCGACGAGCCCATCGTCGACACCGTGAACCCGGCGTTCGAGCGCGTCTTCGGCCACGAGACGGGTGCGGTCGTCGGGCAGTCGGTCAACGACGTGCTCGTCCCGGCCGACGACGAGGACACCGGACGGGAACTCGACCGTCGGACGCTCGCCGAGGGCGACGACCCGGTCTCCGCCGAGGTCCGTCGGGAGACGGCCGACGGCGACCGCTACTTCCTGTTCCGTGGAATCCCGTACCGTACCGACGACCGGGGCACCCACGCCTTCGGCATCTACACGGACATCTCCGACCAGCGCGACCGCGAACGGCACCTCCAGGTGCTGCACCGTGTCCTCCGGCACAACCTGCGCACCGACATGGGCGTCGTCATCGGCTATCTCGACCAGCTCGACGACCGCCTCGACGACCCCGACGACCACGCGCTCATCGAGCGTGTCACGGGCCGGGCGGAGGACGTGGCCCGCCTCGCGGACAAGGTCCACCAGCTCGAGCAGGTCATCCAGCGGGACACCGACCTGACGCCCGGGCCGACGGACGTGGTCGCCCGACTCGAACCGCTCGCCGACGGGCTCCGCGACCGCTACCCCGGGGCGACGATCGACGTCGAAGCGCCCGAGACCGCGATGGCCCACGCCGACGAGCGCCTCGACCTCGCGGTGGAGAACCTCGTGGAGAACGGCATCCAGCACACCCACGCGCCGGAACCGACCGTCGGCGTCCGGGTCGAGACGGACGCCGACGGCGTCGACATCCACGTCACCGACGACGGGCCGGGCATCCCCGCCCACGAGCGGGCGTTCCTCACGGGCGACCGGGACGTCTCGCAGGTCGAACACGGTGACGGCCTCGGCCTGTGGGTCGTCAACTGGGTGGTGCGGTCGCTCGGCGGCGAGGTGACCTTCGGCGACCCCGACGTCGGGACGGAGGTCGTCGTTCACCTGCGACCGGCGTGA
- a CDS encoding LURP-one-related/scramblase family protein: MSTSARYDISGVELTDDRYTVVQSLIRNRYEALDAAGNTVLKGKQKLFKMKEEFPFTDANGEEVFTVKAGGIIDVAGNYMLTDARTGEDIVILDNDFSLLQDTWRIRDAETEAVIARIDSRGAAVTLARNFVPFGELIPHKYEITDANGNHVGKITGQFSLKDKYDIVIDDASDVPKEPIIAAAMVIDAIQGN, encoded by the coding sequence ATGAGCACGTCAGCACGCTACGACATCTCGGGCGTCGAGCTCACCGACGACCGCTACACCGTCGTCCAGAGCCTCATCCGGAACAGGTACGAGGCGCTCGACGCCGCCGGGAACACGGTGCTGAAGGGGAAACAGAAGCTGTTCAAGATGAAAGAGGAGTTCCCGTTCACCGACGCCAACGGGGAGGAGGTGTTCACCGTCAAGGCCGGCGGCATCATCGACGTGGCGGGCAACTACATGCTGACGGACGCCCGCACCGGCGAGGACATCGTCATCCTCGACAACGACTTCTCGCTGCTGCAGGACACGTGGCGCATCCGCGACGCGGAGACCGAGGCGGTCATCGCACGCATCGACTCCCGCGGCGCGGCCGTCACGCTCGCCCGCAACTTCGTCCCGTTCGGCGAACTCATCCCGCACAAGTACGAGATAACCGACGCGAACGGGAACCACGTCGGCAAGATAACCGGCCAGTTCTCGCTGAAGGACAAGTACGACATCGTCATCGACGACGCCAGCGACGTCCCCAAAGAACCCATCATCGCGGCCGCGATGGTCATCGACGCCATCCAGGGCAACTGA
- the uvrA gene encoding excinuclease ABC subunit UvrA, which produces MSKDFIEVKGAEEHNLKDLDVRIPREQFNVVTGLSGSGKSSLAFETVYAEGQRRYIESLSAYARNFLGQMDKPQVENVEGLSPAISIDQKNAANNPRSTVGTVTELHDYLRLLYARVGTPHCPECGREVGEQSAETMVSRILDLPDGTRAKIAAPVVRDQKGAFEDRFDELVSEGYARVEVDGEEYDLTVDRPELDENYDHTIDVVVDRVKLSSEARPRITDSVETALEEAGGVMKLILPDPPEDPDIGGSEARSTGDLANVGSDEDVADAADRLVLEFSEELACTHCGIDFTEIETRSFSFNSPHGACPECEGIGETKEVSEKRVVVDESKPLKHVFEPWSYNRSYYQTRLDAVAAHFDVSLDTPFEEVDDEIQRQFLYGTDDEVVFERQTKNGTRRKQKRFEGIIPNLERRYVETDSQGTRDHIEDYMSVTECPACDGTRLKPASRSVYVAGTAISEVNRMSIGDALAHFDGMEARLDERQTTIAEEILKEIRARLGFMTEVGLEYLTLDREASTLSGGESQRIRLATQVGSGLVGVLYVLDEPSIGLHQRDNDKLLDTLEGLRDLGNTLIVVEHDEETMRRADNVIDMGPGPGKRGGEVVAQGDFDDIVASDDSITGDFLAGRRQIPVPDTRRTADDHLSVLGARQHNLADVDVDLPLGCFTAITGVSGSGKSTLMHDVLYKGLARRMNDNTSVNPGEHDDIEGIEGIETVRLIDQSPIGRTPRSNPATYTGIFDYVRELFAETKLSKQRGYEKGRFSFNVKGGRCEECGGQGTVKIEMNFLSDVYVPCEECEGARYNDATLDVTYKGKTIADVLDMSVEEAHDFFESSSRLRRRLKLLKDVGLDYMTLGQPSTTLSGGEAQRIKLAEELGKRDTGNTLYLLDEPTTGLHSADEKKLIDVLHRLVDNDNTVVVIEHELDLVKNADHVVDLGPEGGEHGGEVVATGTPEEVSEVDASHTGRYLRDLLPAVDVEGPRGQRVEPETREMATPTDDD; this is translated from the coding sequence ATGAGCAAGGACTTCATCGAGGTCAAGGGTGCCGAGGAGCACAACCTGAAAGACCTCGACGTTCGCATCCCACGCGAGCAGTTCAACGTGGTGACGGGGCTGTCCGGGTCGGGCAAGTCCTCGCTCGCGTTCGAGACGGTGTACGCAGAGGGCCAGCGACGCTACATCGAGTCGCTGTCGGCGTACGCACGGAACTTCCTGGGCCAGATGGACAAGCCACAGGTCGAGAACGTCGAGGGGCTTTCACCTGCGATCTCCATCGACCAGAAGAACGCGGCGAACAACCCCCGTTCGACCGTCGGGACGGTCACCGAACTGCACGACTACCTCCGCCTGCTGTACGCCCGCGTCGGTACGCCGCACTGCCCGGAGTGCGGCCGCGAGGTCGGCGAGCAGTCCGCGGAGACGATGGTCTCGCGGATCCTCGACCTGCCCGATGGGACCCGTGCGAAGATCGCCGCGCCGGTCGTCCGGGACCAGAAGGGCGCGTTCGAGGACCGCTTCGACGAGCTCGTGAGCGAGGGCTACGCCCGCGTCGAGGTCGACGGCGAGGAGTACGACCTGACCGTCGACCGGCCCGAACTCGACGAGAACTACGACCACACCATCGACGTGGTCGTCGACCGCGTGAAGCTCTCGTCGGAGGCACGCCCGCGCATCACGGACTCCGTCGAGACCGCACTGGAGGAAGCCGGCGGCGTCATGAAGCTGATCCTGCCCGACCCACCCGAGGACCCGGACATCGGCGGGAGCGAGGCGCGCTCGACGGGTGACCTCGCGAACGTGGGGAGCGACGAGGACGTTGCCGACGCCGCGGACCGACTCGTGCTGGAGTTCTCCGAGGAGCTCGCCTGCACGCACTGCGGCATCGACTTCACCGAGATAGAGACGCGCTCGTTCTCGTTCAACTCGCCCCACGGTGCGTGTCCCGAGTGCGAGGGCATCGGCGAGACGAAGGAGGTCAGCGAGAAGCGGGTCGTCGTCGACGAGTCGAAGCCGCTGAAGCACGTGTTCGAGCCCTGGAGCTACAACCGCTCGTACTACCAGACCAGACTCGACGCGGTCGCCGCGCACTTCGACGTGAGCCTCGACACGCCGTTCGAGGAGGTAGACGACGAGATACAGCGCCAGTTCCTCTACGGCACCGACGACGAGGTGGTGTTCGAGCGACAGACGAAAAACGGCACCCGGCGCAAGCAGAAGCGGTTCGAGGGAATCATCCCGAACCTCGAACGGCGCTACGTCGAGACCGACTCGCAGGGCACCCGCGACCACATCGAGGACTACATGTCGGTCACCGAGTGCCCCGCCTGTGACGGCACGCGCCTGAAGCCGGCCTCGCGGTCGGTGTACGTCGCCGGCACCGCAATCAGCGAGGTCAACCGGATGAGCATCGGCGACGCCCTGGCGCACTTCGATGGCATGGAGGCCCGGCTCGACGAGCGCCAGACGACCATCGCCGAGGAGATACTGAAGGAGATCCGCGCCCGCCTCGGCTTCATGACCGAGGTCGGGCTGGAGTACCTCACACTCGACCGGGAAGCATCGACGCTCTCGGGTGGCGAGAGCCAGCGCATCCGGCTCGCGACGCAGGTCGGTTCCGGCCTCGTCGGCGTGCTGTACGTCCTCGACGAGCCCTCCATCGGCCTGCACCAGCGCGACAACGACAAGCTGCTCGACACGCTCGAAGGACTCAGGGACCTCGGGAACACCCTCATCGTCGTCGAGCACGACGAGGAGACGATGCGTCGCGCGGACAACGTCATCGACATGGGGCCCGGCCCGGGCAAGCGCGGCGGCGAGGTCGTCGCGCAGGGGGACTTCGACGACATCGTCGCCAGCGACGACAGCATCACCGGCGACTTCCTCGCCGGGCGCAGGCAGATTCCCGTGCCGGACACGCGCCGCACCGCGGACGACCATCTGTCCGTCCTCGGCGCACGCCAGCACAACCTCGCGGACGTCGACGTGGACCTCCCGCTGGGCTGTTTCACCGCCATCACCGGCGTCTCCGGCTCCGGCAAGTCGACGCTGATGCACGACGTGCTCTACAAGGGACTCGCCCGCCGGATGAACGACAACACATCCGTCAACCCCGGCGAGCACGACGACATCGAGGGCATCGAGGGCATCGAGACGGTGCGGCTCATCGACCAGAGCCCCATCGGGCGCACCCCGCGCTCGAACCCCGCGACCTACACCGGCATCTTCGACTACGTCCGCGAGCTGTTCGCCGAGACGAAGCTCTCGAAGCAGCGCGGCTACGAGAAGGGCCGCTTCTCGTTCAACGTCAAGGGCGGTCGCTGCGAGGAGTGCGGCGGGCAAGGGACGGTGAAGATCGAGATGAACTTCCTCTCGGACGTCTACGTCCCCTGCGAGGAGTGCGAGGGCGCACGCTACAACGACGCCACGCTCGACGTGACCTACAAGGGCAAGACCATCGCGGACGTGCTCGACATGAGCGTCGAGGAGGCCCACGACTTCTTCGAGTCCTCCTCGCGCCTGCGCCGTCGGCTGAAGCTCCTGAAGGACGTCGGGCTGGACTACATGACCCTCGGGCAGCCGTCGACCACGCTCTCCGGCGGCGAGGCCCAGCGCATCAAGCTCGCCGAGGAGCTGGGCAAGCGCGACACCGGCAACACGCTCTACCTGCTCGACGAGCCCACGACGGGACTGCACTCGGCCGACGAGAAGAAGCTCATCGACGTACTGCACCGGCTCGTCGACAACGACAACACCGTCGTCGTCATCGAGCACGAGCTCGACCTCGTCAAGAACGCCGACCACGTCGTCGACCTCGGCCCCGAGGGCGGCGAACACGGCGGCGAGGTCGTCGCCACCGGCACGCCCGAGGAGGTCTCCGAGGTCGACGCCTCCCACACCGGCCGCTACCTGCGCGACCTGCTCCCCGCCGTCGACGTCGAGGGGCCCCGCGGCCAGCGCGTCGAACCGGAGACGCGAGAGATGGCGACGCCGACCGACGACGACTGA